Below is a genomic region from Prunus persica cultivar Lovell chromosome G3, Prunus_persica_NCBIv2, whole genome shotgun sequence.
CTTATATATACAGTTAATTAATGTGACATGAGAGTGTCTAGTTTAGTTTATTGTTCTAACAAGTAATATAACATGCCAGATTGTCTCATCTCAAGCTTAAGTTGTATAGAGTGTATTAAATTTTGGATTCATTGCCAATCAACTAGAAGCGGATTCACCTTCTTGCTACACATAAGAGGGCAGTTTATTAGGAGAACTGTGTTTTTTTGGCTGGTTGATGCAGTGgtattctttttccttgattAGATTTTCCTTTATTTAGAGGTTTTTTAAGGCAATATTTTAAAGAGGCCCACACTAGTTGCATCATCGGGATCCAGTTTTTATTGGTTTGTATTTTAACAgcaaattgaattaaaaatgagaaaatttaatgGGTGGGAGAAAGATTGCGAATTTTAATAGTTCAAGGGGCATTTATTCTATTAGGAAAAACATAggggaaatttaaaattagcTACAAGTTCAGGCAATTTCGACAGTTCTCTTAAAATTTCGTCATGTATTGAATAAGGATGGATGCAAATATACTTAGCCAAGGAataatgaaaagaaattattgGACTCACAAACCTGTTTTGACCAATTGGTGAAACCTGTGACAAGAGCAAGAAGAGCTGATTGCACAATGGATCCGGCCACAATTCCAATCCAAAGGCCCTTTCCCCTTAAGCGTAGAGGAAATCCGAGCACAACACCCACTGGAAGTCCAACTAGATAAAATGCCCCAAGATTCACATATGCCCCTATACTCTGCCATCCACTTCCTCTAGCTATCCCTGATgcatacaacaaaaacaacgaAAAATAGGTCTTATATATCCGAAATCTGTTCAAAGATCTTCCGAGTTTAAATCTCATAGACGACAATtactgaaaaaattaaaaaagtaaGACATCACACGAATGTAATCCATGTAGCATTGCTCACACTCCCATATATGAtaagataaataataattaacctGAAAGAACCGCTTGTAAGCTGTCCATAAAAACTGAGAGGCAAATGAGAGGTGCCATGACTGCAATATAATCGACGACCGGCTTCTCACTACTAAAAACATGCCCCAAAACATGGCGGCAGAAGAAGAGAGTTGTGCTCACAATAACTGCCTCGGTGACAGAAAGAAACATGGCAGCCCAAACAGCCACTCGAGCTGCTTGTGGATTATCAGCTCCTAATTCATTTGACACCCGAATGCTGTAAAACAGTTGGATGTTTTAGTCTACTTGAATCAATTGGGCCCATTTTGTAACGTTTTTCgtatttgttttgtatttttgttttcttgttcttcaaTCAGAATGGAGTGAGAAATTAAAATGTTGAGAGTATACCTCGCAGCAGCTCCGAATCCGTATGATATGGTGAAGTGCAATGTAGAGATTGTAAGGCTATAAAATCACAAGTTTGATCGCATCAGCTAAGAAATAatgtaatttcttcttcctcttgtcaAAATAAAAGGTGGTCAAGTACTGAGTTTGAAGTATGTACCATATGGAAAGTACTGAAGTCTCCAGCTTCGGATTTGGTAGAAGGCCGGACAGCAAAATAATCAGCTCACATGACCACCATTTAAGACTACATTTTTGTCCAAAGCAACACAAAATATAAGATATGCAAGTACTTGGAATTGGGAATATATAGCAAGCATAAACACAAATAAAGATTTGTCAAAGGCAACTGTAACTTTACAAACTGTTACACTCTTGGCCTACCGAGTGCTATGTCAAAACACAAACGGTTACTTTGAAGGTTGGACTGACTGAGGGGCCAAGGAGGTAATGAACACAACAAACTAgtaattcaccaaaaaaaaagtaattaattgaaaatcgaaaggaaagaaaatgaggAGAACTTACCAAACCATTACAGCCGAAGGGACAGCTAAGCGAAAGAACTGTCGAATGTGGAGAAGAGACTCCATAGAAAATGTAATACGGGTCTTCTCAAACGCGGAAGAAATTAAAGCATAGAACAACAGCAATATCACATACAACCAAGTGGACATGCTAAAGGCAATGGCTGCACCTTTGCTTCCCAAGCCCACCTTATATACAAAACCCCAACTTGCAAGTATATGGAAAAGTAGAATGGCAAAGGAGGACAGGAGCATTGGAAAAATTGAACTCTGAGACTGCAAGTAGCGAGTTAACGGTTTGAGAATTGCACCAGCAAATAGTGCCGGGATCAGCCAAACAGAGTATTTGCGTGCTTCAAGGGATATTAGGGGGTCTTGGCCTACTAAGGGTAACAATTTGTCAAAGAAAATCCAGAGGACACATATTGGGGGGCAAAccaagagaagagagagcatTGCAGTGCAAGTGTAAGTTCCAAGTTTGTGATATTGTCCTGCTCCAAATGCTTGCCCACATAGAGTTTCCAATCCACCAGCCATTCCCGACTGATCCACAAATACAAATGAATTCATCAGTACTTAATTGGTAGATATGTCCATGGATGTGtaaggaagaggacggcgaAGAAAAAAGCGATTCTAGTAACACCCAAATTTTCACTGAACACACTCACAAATTTCAACATACCAATTTTACGCCGAATCTGGCTTAGAAggataaattttaaataaataaaccgtACAGATAGGGGCATGTTTTGAATTGTGTTTACAAAAAACACTGCTGCTTATAATTAAACACTTTCATTGAAAGAGATTTCGTTAAGTGCATGAAAAGTTTTCTGGAAAGAACactcaaaaacccaaaaacactttttaacttttaacttttttttttaaaaaaatgactgtcaaaaaccttttttattatttgaaagcGCTTTTAGTCATCttcgtttgggagtgattaTGGATGGGCCTGAATCATTTATGGGGAGAAGTACCTCCTATGAGCTTCTCTATATAATCACTTACATGATTCTAAGGAGAAGCACATCCCTTGTGTTTctttataaaatcatttaaaacCACTAAAAGTAATTTATATGGAGAAATGATTttccataaaaaataattattaaccTATAtagaatcactcccaaacaaACCACAATAGCGACCAAAAGTTAAAGACGCGATAAGACTGAATGTGGTTGGCAATGCGTCAACTATCAAGTGTACCCCAACAACATCCATCCTGATTTCCCCCCATAATATCATAATAATCTAATACCCTAAAGCataatgtatttaaataatGTTTGAAGAAGAGACCACTTGAACGGCTCATTAAAGAAAACCGTCAGCAGATAAGGCAGCCGCTTGTATATATTATGGCCAACTTGATAAGTAACGCCAATAATTGACCCCTTATTCAAGACAACATACTGCAAGATGTCATATTTTAGtgccaagaaaaaggaaaattaatttcatgcaagaaagaaaaaaaaaatccaaaaaaaaataataattgtgaATGTGggattggagaagaagaagaagaaagatggcTTACAAGCAGGCTAAAACCAGTGACATTGGTGAGAGAAATGGCAATGGCAacactagagagagagagctgatcAAGATGCCCAACCATTATCATGGAAACAAACTGCAGAAGATACTGCAACACTGAGACCGCCACCATTGGAGCAGCTATAGAGCCTTCCTTCTTCAGCTCTCTCCCAAATGTTCCCCATGTCACCTCCCATGTCTTCTCGTCTTCAACCGTCTCCGCGATTTCCTTATCCATTTCCTTCTTCTGCATGGCGATGGTGTTCCTCTGCCTAAATTATATGTCTATCAgttatatatgaatatatatttatatatatcaacttaaaaagaaaacaagcatGAGCGAATGGGCGGGTTATATTCCCTAAGTTGGCCTTCAGAATATACATAGAGTTATATGATGCTTGCCGTCTCCACCGGCCCATAGAGACCAAATTGTACTATGCATAggttcaatttaaatgattaaTGAgtgacatttattttatttttttactttgtgACAAACATCCAGTCAAAAGCAATTCAGATGtagattttttaattgattataTATAGATGTCATGTAGAGATGTATATTCTTTGATGGCTTAATTACAAAACGTTaatcttttgaatttttggttagttttttggtcaaaaattAAATAGCGACAGGTTACGTTGATTGTAATCCTAACCCCTCCTTGCCATTGTCttgttaatatttatatagagtgctgctatttccatcCCCTTGTTCTATTTTCCCACCCACTTTATCTTCCCACCTaccatataaatttaaaaaaaacaaaatcttatCTTTCCACCTACTATTATTTCTAAAATacctttaaattattaaagtaaactaataataaaataacattttaaaaaataaaaaacaaaaacaaaaatcctctCTCCCCCCTTCCTAACTCAGCCCCACCCCCTCAGCAACGCTACACTAGCCATCAGCCCCACCCCCACCTCTTCACCCTTCACCATGGCTTGAGCAAAATCCTCAAAAAACTTAGTTATTTGTGCAGAGCTTCTTTAATCTCTGCACAAAATTGGGGTTGAGGGCTGGGAGATACAAGATGAAGGACGattaataccaaaaaaatgcGAATTCACCTCTACACAAAACTCTTGCGAATTCACCTGCACCCACCTTGCGAATTCACCTCTAGTCtaatatcaataaaatactaaCTCACCACGAAttcagaagagaaaaaaaacagaaacaaaaatctagaaagaaaaaaatagtaacgaagcagagagagaggcttTAATCTCATACACCAAGTGAGTTCGTCGGCAGCTCAGAGGACCTGGTCCGGAAgggggagagaggagagagagtttttgttttatttttatttgaagtgTTTTCAAAAAGTTTTTAACTTAGGTCCgtagaagtcattttacaaagagataaatttatttttaaaattttaaaaataaagttgGTGGGAAAATAAGACAGGTGGGtagaaatagcagcactctttatATATTGGACAAAAAACTGGTCATGGCAAAATAACAGTTCACACTTCAGCTTTGGATGATGGGGTAATAACTTTTCACTGCAGATAAAACTCATTTCACTAAAGTTGATATCTGAAGCTTCAATACTACCTTCCTCAAATGTTGTAACTTCAAAAATAATGTCAAGTTAtaatttttctaacaaaaacataTTATTTTCAGCCAACAGAGTCTAGCCCCAGTGTTAAAGGGACTTACTTGCAAACCAGTAGTCTCAGGTTCGAACTCCCATGACACATTGATagtatgtgtgtgtatgtgaaaAACTCCCCTCCccttatagtttagactattgctTGCTTAATGCTTCACTTAGCCTGTGCAAAGTTCAGGACCAAACCAGTCCCTCTAACTGCTTCCACTATAATAAAGTATGCATGCCTTCATTTCCCTTTATTAAAGTTTTCTGTTGTGATTGTACAAGTTCTTTGTATTTGtctatttatttcaatttcaagtaaccaaaataaggaaaaaaatgttTGTTATAACATTAGGGGGAATTGCAGGGAGCaatgagaggaagagaaatatAGAGAATTTGTTTTATGAACTTGTATCAActtatcttcttcatctttgataagcacctatttataggcttacaataGAGGTATTCAACCCACAATTTATAGCTACTAATTACAGTCATAAGGGCATAGATTAGAAAGCAATAAGGGGTGGAGGTAATTGATgttatggtggtcatccacattccatagatttataacaccctcccttggatgtccaccatacaatgacattgttgcctcattaaaaaccttgcttggaaaacccagTGAGACAAAACCGAAGAAAAGGGAAGAAGAGTGCAACTTTCTTCTGGatcattgatatggtgttggaCACGTTTatgttgcctcattaaaacttTGCTAGGAAAAACTCAATGAGGCAAAAACCTAggcgaagggaaaaagagtacaacgcgcatATGTCCTGTATGTAGTAGAattgggatgctccccctgattaatatatCCCCATGATTTTCATTAACTTTTGGAATTTAGGCTtcagaaaaaaatttggtaaaaAGGTTCGCAAATTATCTTGTGAACGAATTTGTTTAACTCCAATTTCTTGGCTTTTTTCTGAGACTATGTCACCCTTGATGAACccttctctgatttgagcaatacaaacaacattgtcttcatacatgatcGTGTATCACACTATTCAACctgtttttcacttttcaaatgattgaactCTTTCGTAGCATCAAAAATTAATCTAAtagttagaatatgttacaacaatatcaaatttgaattcaaagtactcaaactcttagtgttaactcttaatcaagaatattgtggtactttatatccttcaagAGGTCGCTTCATGcgatatatctcaaataaTTCATAAGCTTTGAGGATCTCCATTTGCCATACAGTCTTAAACGAGCATGATGAAGTCTAATGGTGAGTACAAAAAAACTCtataccatgtgatgactctagctcatataagtagaaagaaaaattagggaaagaaaacataccaagagcaATGTCATGCTAATaatgtgttataaaactaagGGGAATTGTAGAGAgcaataagaataagaaaaatacaGAGCATTTGTTCTATGAACTTGTATCAACTTATCTTATTCATCTTTAATAAacgcctatt
It encodes:
- the LOC18783363 gene encoding protein DETOXIFICATION 8; amino-acid sequence: MQKKEMDKEIAETVEDEKTWEVTWGTFGRELKKEGSIAAPMVAVSVLQYLLQFVSMIMVGHLDQLSLSSVAIAISLTNVTGFSLLSGMAGGLETLCGQAFGAGQYHKLGTYTCTAMLSLLLVCPPICVLWIFFDKLLPLVGQDPLISLEARKYSVWLIPALFAGAILKPLTRYLQSQSSIFPMLLSSFAILLFHILASWGFVYKVGLGSKGAAIAFSMSTWLYVILLLFYALISSAFEKTRITFSMESLLHIRQFFRLAVPSAVMVCLKWWSCELIILLSGLLPNPKLETSVLSICLTISTLHFTISYGFGAAASIRVSNELGADNPQAARVAVWAAMFLSVTEAVIVSTTLFFCRHVLGHVFSSEKPVVDYIAVMAPLICLSVFMDSLQAVLSGIARGSGWQSIGAYVNLGAFYLVGLPVGVVLGFPLRLRGKGLWIGIVAGSIVQSALLALVTGFTNWSKQATRARERVFVERLSEDSEAN